GTTGTTTGGTCCACAGGTCACTGGGTCAGGACGTGTTCTGCTCAGTGAGAGAGGCGGACTATGAAATTGCCAGCTATGCTTGTTGCCATGGTAGCATGGGGATTCTGGGACAAGACACAGACTTCATCATATATGacaggtttgtaaaaaaaattattacattgGTGTAGCTGGATATTAAAAGTGCTTTGTAATGGCTGCAAAATGGCAGGTGCAACCTAAATTGCTGTGTTGGACTACATGCTGATCTTACACGAAGATGATAATAATAAGTGATGCAAAACGTGGACAAACTGATCTGAACACGTAGTTTTATCTCATCTCTTAAGTGCCCCCTACTTGTCCGTGGCAAAGCTGCGAATAAATGGCCTAACGACAGTCATGTATGACCGGCAGAGGCTCTGCAGAAACATCGGGCTGAGCGTGACCCAGCTGCCTCTGCTGGCCTGTCTGCTGGGTAATGATGTGGTTTCAGAGGAGCTCATGCAGCACATCAGGAGTAGTGCTGTGGCAGCATACAGGTATCAGTCACAAACCTGTAATGTACCgtgaaaaaatgtctttgtattcaatttaaatccaaataaatctagttattttatttaaagttatttttatttacagacagGAATGCAGTCAATATTGGTTCATATGTATAACATATATAAGCCTTTTGAATAAGcataaaagttataaaaaattgtaattgcaGTTACTGAAATAcaacataaataactaaaatatcaATAGACTAAAGTGATTTGCAGGAGTAGAGTAGCAAGTAAGAGCAGCTCtgctttaacatatttttactcaggtGAAAGTAagaagtagccgtccaagaaattactcaagtaagagtaaaaaattatttggtaaaaagtaccTAGTAACttatcaaaacatcaatcatttaatatttaaaaattacataatcagacagatcaaaatataaagttaagtggaaatgttgacattttaaggaccaaaatgaaaaacttacaaaatcaggcaaaagagaaaaaaatccaaatcaatttctttcaatatagaacttataaaacttttaaaaaaacatccaagcCTGTGTCTTTGTCTAGTTAAGTTTTGGTTTAAATGAGCTACTCACTCACAGTGAGTAGAGGATTCAGAAATTATTCTCAAGTGAGAGTAGCTATACTTTAtagtaaaattactcaagtaaaaaggaCTGTGtggtaaaaatactcctaaatgtaatttttgtccaaatattactcaagtaaattaAACTAGTTACTAACTAACTCTGGTAATTTACACTTAACAAATGTAGGAAGCTGTGCATTCACTTGGGATTTTCTGGAAACAGTTGAGTGATGAATACAAATTTGTTGGTGATGTTTGAAAACGAGCTAAGATCTTTATCGTTCGCAGGAGAACAAATCCAGCACCGTATTCTGGTCCTCCTCAGGGTGAGGTAGTCCTGGCTGTAGCCCAGTTTGTGAGCTCTTCGTCTGCTTCTGCAGAGGAAGAAACTGGACTTATCCCACATTCCCTGAACGTAGCATCTTCCCAAAGATTGCTACTAAAGAAGGGAATCTGTTCCTACTTACTTCCTGGACACAAAGATTATGAACTGGTTGGCATTTCTGTTCCACCCTCTGCCTTTGAGAAATATGTTAGTCCTGAGATTTTAAAGGTATGTTATGATTCATAATGTGCGTTTTAGCTGTAAATCTCCCTGCAGCTTGTAACATACTGAATGCCAgaagagctaaatatttttgctgtgtgGTTTTCCGCAGGCATGTAGAGAGAAACATGTAGCGGCGGAGGGTTTCATGGTTTACAGTGTTGTGTGCGCTGGAGTCACCGAATGCAGCAACTCTCTGGAGGACGAAGAGGACGAGGAATTGCTGCCTCAGGCCCTCGTCTTCAAGCCGTGCAGACAGCGCATCTAtggtttgctgctgctgctaggaAAAGATGGTACGATAGCAAAAACACATAAAGGTTTAAGTGGATTCATAAAAATGCACCAAAGACACTGATTCACTTTAAGCTGCGTCTGGAGAAGAATGGTTTGATGTCATCAAACAGTAAATTTGTTTGAGACATGTAATTTTCTGTGTGTTCTCAGGCAGCTCTGTGGATGCTCCAGCCATCAGGGAATGGTTCGTCTTCCCCGGAAACCCTTTGAAAGAAGCTGACACGGTCCATCCTGTCCCCATTAACATCCCATGTATGCTTCACTCCTGCTTATTTACTGGAAACGACTGTCTGAAACCggcctaaaaacaaaaacatctgttatCTTTTAAATGGTGTGTTGCGTCTATCTCGTATTGTGTTCTCTTCTGTCTTAATTTGTAGGTGGTCAACCCAGTCTGGACCTGTTATGGTTTAACTCTGGTCCTGAGGTTTCTGCTCTTCGCCTTGCAGCCTTCCTTACAGTCTTTGACTGCCTTCATTATTCTGACTTGCATGGCGAGATTGGAGACTCTCTCCTGGCGGCTCTTTGTCTCGTCACATACATCGTCCTTCAGGTACCGGCATCTTGCTTCACTGATGATAAAACActgcttttgttctgttcaTCTTAAAGGGGACTTATTACACTTCCCTGAATAGATTAGCATCAGTCAATGAGTGATACAGAAcgtgtttgttacattttttgcacaaaattattgtgagataatgatattttagtcactttaaatccaaataagccaCTGATGGCCACCCCTCcacccccaactcaatgtttacactgacacatgaaaatgactgcaaagagatgcacaattatacaaccgtacatatttgaaaagcagaagtggagcctcctgcacaaccagcaagaatgcAGCGAGtgttttctggatggtaagtcaacaacaaaacacttgtcttttccagcagccattatgcTGCGCATatagcagtaaaaccagctgaccaaatgcgCTGGAGCTCatcttgggttgctaggtgacaggctggGCTCAGCTGAGGTTtcta
This genomic stretch from Xiphophorus hellerii strain 12219 chromosome 4, Xiphophorus_hellerii-4.1, whole genome shotgun sequence harbors:
- the fam120b gene encoding constitutive coactivator of peroxisome proliferator-activated receptor gamma isoform X2; protein product: MYELGVWRPVDGVYGGSEEMGGGFYLCRHQIGFFLRWSRGRTEETRVKRRLRVNKDIIKIFNHIKQHGEQPGQQFSCLPSALATFTPFALRSLGQDVFCSVREADYEIASYACCHGSMGILGQDTDFIIYDSAPYLSVAKLRINGLTTVMYDRQRLCRNIGLSVTQLPLLACLLGNDVVSEELMQHIRSSAVAAYRRTNPAPYSGPPQGEVVLAVAQFVSSSSASAEEETGLIPHSLNVASSQRLLLKKGICSYLLPGHKDYELVGISVPPSAFEKYVSPEILKACREKHVAAEGFMVYSVVCAGVTECSNSLEDEEDEELLPQALVFKPCRQRIYGLLLLLGKDGSSVDAPAIREWFVFPGNPLKEADTVHPVPINIPCGQPSLDLLWFNSGPEVSALRLAAFLTVFDCLHYSDLHGEIGDSLLAALCLVTYIVLQVETLSEEDVDAYLSQAVCLRLKSPLELRQIELPVLSSRAVQLGSLYVRGLSHLLGANNASGCALPSAALMPWHGFDGRLFHSKYLLAHSGAEKSELLDRDMFSLSQFVQLKEKLLETCRKRGRILQSRPRETQKNLRYSNTSGFPSGADQAWRGETRRDLQHGQTWRQREAACGEQSGYENPETPQWRADHRGGGQSFHSHRSNSYEGRPLNRNRHPKQNRGRLHHNRGRYQLAPRWQHPPAP